From Humidesulfovibrio mexicanus:
GAATGCGGTCGTAATCCTGCGGGGAACTTGCATCCTGGGAAAAGCCCTTGCCGCGTATCCAGGCCTCTCCGGCCACGACCACGGGAATGCCAGCGGCCGAGAGTTCGATGCCGGTCTTGGTGTTGAAGATGATGACGCTGTCGCAGCGATCCATGAGCGCATAGGTGCTGGCTTGATGCTCCGGCGGCACAACGAAGACGTTGGGTGGCAGTTGGGGCGTCATGCGGCGGATCTCCTCGGCCATCTTCTGGCGTGAAGGCACCATGCCGCGCACCTCCGCCGGGTGGATGCGGATGAGCAGTTGCAGATCCGGGCGGCTGCGAAAAGCCTCCACCGTGTGCCGTACCCAGGCAAGCATACAGGGAAAAGCATTGGCTTTGTAATGTAACTGGGCGTCCCACATGACGCTGGTGAGCAGGCCGACAACCGGCCGCGACCAATCAAGTCCGAACTCCCTGGCGAAGGCATCCATGTCGTTTTCCGGCCGCTCATGGAACCAAATCCAGTCGGCGCTGCCGCACCGCCTGCTGTCCAGGTAGTCCATAGTCAGACGCTCAAGGCGCTCCGTCCAGGGGATGGCGTCCCAGGCTTCAGCAGGCTCGCTGACCATGGTGTGGTGGTAGGTGTCGCCGTGGCTGAAGATGAATGTGTTTTTCCGGTACGAGGGGTTCCAGTTCACCACCCGCAATCCCCTGGTGCGGCAGGATTCGCCGATGACCCCTTGCGGCGAATAGATTCCATGGTGGAATATGGCCGCGTCATAGGATTCTTTGTCCAGCAGGTCGTCCATGACTGCGGCCACGCGCAGGGAGGACTCCAGAAAGCGGCGCAGAATAGCCTCGCCACAGGGTTCGCCGGACAAGTCGCCACGGCCATAGTAGCGCAGCGCCCCGGCCAGGGCGTGCTCACCTATGGCCAGCTCACCTGGACAATACCCGGGAATGTCTTCCACCGGAAGCGTATTCGCCACGGACGCCGCCCGCGCCCTGGCCGCATCGGAAAGGTGCTGGCCGAACCAGCGTACCGGCAGGCCCAAAGGCTCGAACAGGCGCTTGCCCTCCTGCACGCAGGACGGGCAGCGCAGGGTGGCGGGCATGGCCAGAAGCGCCTCTGGCTCGCAGCCGTGCAGCTTGGTCATCTGGCAGCACGGCAGAGCCGCGTCGCAGAGCAAAAACTCCACCCGCGCGCCCCGGAGGGTCAAAGCCACGGCCAGGGAGCGTTCCACCACGCAGGCGTGGTTGTAGTTGGACATGCTGGTGGCGATGAGGTAGCGCGGCCCGCTTGCCGTGCGCAGAGCCTTTGCCCAGAGGTCCATGTCTCTGGCGAGAACCTGCAGGAGTGAATCGTGCGTATTGGCAGGGATTCGGCAAGGCTTCCGGAAGCGCCTCAGGATCGATTCAATCACATGCACTCCTTGCCCATGCAGTGTGGTCGCAGGGGCCAACGCCCGACAAAGCAGGCCGGGCGGGTTCGCCGGGCAGGGCCTGTCGCGTCATTTCCGCCCCAGGGAGGTCAGCGTTCCGATGAAGCTCTGCACGATGCACTGCACAATGTTCGGATTGATGTGGTGCGTATTCCCATCGCCGCCAAAGGTGGGGGCGGTGTTGGCTGCCAGCCACTTGGCGATCTCGAAGGAGGGCCAATAGTGCAGATTCGGCAGGCCGAGCTTCGCTATCTCGTGGCAGGCCACGCGCAGAACGGACTTGGACACGCAGTCCTCCACAACGGCCGAGGGGGAGCCAAAGGAGGCCGTGAGCGGCACCGGGGAAAGCGTGTACACAATAGTCAGCTCCGGCTTGGCGCGCTGGAGCATCTCTACGATGTCCACAAAGTTGCGGACGTTCTCCTCCACGCTGCTCATGCGGGAAGAGAGCTCCCCGCTGCGGATGCCCTGAAGCAGGGCCTTGCCTCTGCGAAGCGTGGGGAGGTCCGTATCCTTCTCGAATACGCCGGGCGCGACGCCAAGGGTGTAGACCACGCAGCCCGCTTCCCGGATGAGCTGCCGGAACCGTTCGAATTGAACGTTGTATGCATGGACGATTTGCTCGCCGAATCCCGAATCCGGCATCTCCAGCAGAAAACGCATCACATGCCTGTTCATCAGTGTCGTGTTGATGTCCTCGGAGAACGACAGCCACTCGGAGCGAACCCCCAGCTCGGCAAGGGCGGCGCACACGCTGCGCGCAAAGCAGGATCCCAGGGTGACGACCTTCGTGTTCTTGTGGATGAAGGGCGTGATCTTCTCATACCCAGGCAGCACATACTCCCTGACCAGGGATGGCAGATCCTCGAACATGGACTGGTAGCGCGGGTAGCGGGCAACGGATTGGCCAAGGCCGCCCTTTGCAAGAAGCGACTTGTCCACACGTTTCTCAAGCTCGCGCATTTCATCGTTGCCCGTTACATTCAAGGAATACAGGCGCGCCAAGAGATTCCTTACCTCTGCCTCCTTGCCCTGCTCCGCAAGATTCAGCACCAGATTCTTCATTGTGACCACATCTTCGGGCTCGAGGGAAAGAGCCATCCGGAGGTGGCGTTCGCCTTCAACCAGCTTGCCGAACCGGGTCATGAGCAGCCCGGCGCCCTGGTGCGCCTTGCGATTCTTCGGCGCAATGTCCAAGCATTCCAGATAAACGCCGAGCGCCTCTTGCCCCCTGTTCTGTCGACGGAGCAGCCGGGCATAATGGATGAGCAGCGGAAGGGATTTGGGATCTTTCTCCAAGGCTCCGACAATTGTCTCAAGGGTGTGGTCCGTCACCGTGTTGATCTTGGGCGTAGCGGGCGGAGGCGGCGCGACAGTCGTTTCCTGGTCCGGCCTTGGAGCTTTCGCCTGCGGTCGGGCCTTGACACGGTAGGTCCAGCCATAGCGCTCCATCAGGGCGTTGAGCTCGGCAGGGTCCTGCTTCGAGTACGGAGTGCTGGACCAGCCGGTCTCGAAATGCAGGGTAACCCCAAGGCGTTGGGCGTACTCGGAGGCTGCCTCAATCTCCGCCATGGTATTGTTGTGTTCAAAAAGTATATATTTCCAGACGATGGAGATGCCGCTGCCTGCGGCTTTCTTGGCCGCAACCAGGCGCTCCATGAACTTGAAGGCGTTCTGGATGTCGCCTCCCTTGCGGTACCGGGAATACGACTCCTGGCAGGACCCATCGATGCCGAGCCGGATGATGTCCAGACCCGATGCCACGAGGGCTTCGGCATCGGCCTTGGGGTACACGGCATTGGTGTCGATCTTGAGCAGAGAGTCGGGAAACACCGACTTCGTGTAGGAGATCATCCGCGACAAGTCAGGATTCATCAACGGCTCTCCGAGGCCGACCAGAATGACGGTCTGAAGCCTGATCCCCTTCTCCTTGAGGCCATCCACAAGGGCGATGTATTCATTATACGGATAATAGAGCCGCTCCGGCTTCGGAATGATCCACTTCCCTGTGCGCCAGGCCGTGCCCGGGCAGGTTTCGCACTTGAGGTTGCAGGCGGCCGATGGCTCAAGATGCAGGACCACCGAATCGGGGTACAAGGAGATCGGCTTCTCAATCTTCCTCCACAGCTTGCCGCACTTCTGGCACTCAGGCCAGGGCAAAACCCCCTTCGCCATCTCGGAGCGTATCCTGACGAACGCATCCGAATGGTACAAGGAAGCGAAATCCGCCCCGTTGGTCTTGCCGAAAATCCGCGTCAACCCGCCGGAACACCAGCAATGCAGGTTCCCCGTTGCCGAGATGTATGCTCCGGACATCATTGGGCAGTGCATCTTCCACCTCAGGTTTTATCGCGGGCAAGAAGTTCAGGCCTGTACGCCGTGATCCAACACCCCAGCGGCGTGGTCTCTGTCCTGTAATGCTTGATGATCGCAAATCCAGCCTTCATAAGCAGCCTATCCATATCCCACAAGGGCAGCATCAAGTAGCCCAACGTCCGTTTGTCATACGAGCGCAGTGTCATTTGCGGCACCATGGGCGGCAGCCCCGCCACGGCCCGCAGACGAAGCTCCAGGGTGTAATGGCGTGAGGCCGTGCTCCAGAATAAATTGGCGCAGCGAGAGCGCAGGGAATTCTCCTCCCAGGGCCAGGGGATGAAGAAGAAGCGAAACGCCCCCCCCGGGCGCAGCACCCGAAACGCTTCGGAGAGGACGCTTCCCAATTCGTCCAGGGTGGCGAGGCCGCACACTTCCTGCTCGGAGAAGACCAAATCCGCCCAGCCGGAATCGCATGAAATCTCGCCATGGCCGCCCATGGCGCGGAACTCTGCCGCAGGGCCGAAGGCCTGGCTGGCGATCCGCAAAAAGGTCTGGGAGCGTTCCACGCCCATGACCCGCCATCCGGCCTGGGCCGCCGCATAAACAACCCCGCCAAGGCCGCAGCCATAGTGGATCATGCGGCGCTCCCCTGGCTGCCCGTTAAAACGCCGGGTCGCAGGCTCCACAAAGACCTCCCAGGCGCGCTGTCCGTCCGCCACAATCTGGGTCAGGTACGGCGGCAGATCCCCAGACGCGCCCTTGTCCTCCGGCTCGAACAGGGGGCTGGCCGTTGCGCCATCCATCACGGCAACAGAAGCAACCCGGCCAAGGGGCAGGGCTTCGGCAAAAACGCCATCCATGGCTCGAAAGGCCTCGGCCCGGAGTTCCTCGTTCGCGCGCGAGGCCGGGGGCGGGGTCCTGGCCGCCTTGAGCGCGGCGCGAAAAGCCCCGGAGTCATCGGCCGCAACCACCAGACAGTGCGGCAGCACCGCTTCAGGCAACCGCCTGGCCACATCGGGCGTCACCATCACCCAGCATCCGGCTTCAACGGCTTCAAGTATCTTGGTCTTGAAGCCCATGCCCAGGTCGGAGAGGATGGACACTATGCGGGCCTGTGCCAGGATGGGCATGGGGCTTGGAAGCCTGCCTGTAGAAACGACACGATTAAGGCGTCCCAGGATATTTTTAGGCCTGAGGACCCCGGTGACACAGAAAACCCATGAATCGGCCTCGTGATCCGGCAGGGATTCGACCAGTTCGATGGTGTTGCGCGCCGAATCGTACAGCAAGGGCGTTATGAGGCCGCCGGTGCCCATGAAGCAGACGAAAAGGTCGGACTTTGCCTGTCGAGGCAGTTGGCTGCCGAACTTCTCGGGCAGGTAGTAGGGTACGCAGACCGCCGGGCAAGCCCCCTGGAGCCGGGACCAGTAGTGCGTGGCCTCCCATTGGCAGATGGGCAGCATGACATCCGCCAGCTGGGTGCAGCGCACATCCAGCTGATAGCGTCGCAGGGCCTCGCCGCAGCCCGGGAACCTTTCTGGAGCCATAGAATTAGGTTTGTCGCGAAGAATGCGTCCCATGCCCCGGTAGTAGTCGACAAAATGCGGGAGGTTTGCGTTGTGCGCCCGGACCACGCGCCGGATGTGCGGGTGCTCCTCCTTCAGGTAGGCCAGACTCTCCACAAAGGTCTCGTACTCGAACACCACATACTTGCAGCGGCTCAAATCCGCGCCCTTCAGATGCTCAAGGGCGTCGGCATCCGCCCAGCGCCTGCACAGGTACTCCGAAACCTTGATGCCGCGCGAGGCAAAGAACTCCGT
This genomic window contains:
- a CDS encoding capsular biosynthesis protein, with product MDLWAKALRTASGPRYLIATSMSNYNHACVVERSLAVALTLRGARVEFLLCDAALPCCQMTKLHGCEPEALLAMPATLRCPSCVQEGKRLFEPLGLPVRWFGQHLSDAARARAASVANTLPVEDIPGYCPGELAIGEHALAGALRYYGRGDLSGEPCGEAILRRFLESSLRVAAVMDDLLDKESYDAAIFHHGIYSPQGVIGESCRTRGLRVVNWNPSYRKNTFIFSHGDTYHHTMVSEPAEAWDAIPWTERLERLTMDYLDSRRCGSADWIWFHERPENDMDAFAREFGLDWSRPVVGLLTSVMWDAQLHYKANAFPCMLAWVRHTVEAFRSRPDLQLLIRIHPAEVRGMVPSRQKMAEEIRRMTPQLPPNVFVVPPEHQASTYALMDRCDSVIIFNTKTGIELSAAGIPVVVAGEAWIRGKGFSQDASSPQDYDRILASLPLGVRLSPEKTARAKRYAFHFFFRRMLELPFIGSPQKFTFSVELESLTDLLPGRWPGLDCICEGIATGRPFIDEYELRPETR
- a CDS encoding GSCFA domain-containing protein, which encodes MVLHLEPSAACNLKCETCPGTAWRTGKWIIPKPERLYYPYNEYIALVDGLKEKGIRLQTVILVGLGEPLMNPDLSRMISYTKSVFPDSLLKIDTNAVYPKADAEALVASGLDIIRLGIDGSCQESYSRYRKGGDIQNAFKFMERLVAAKKAAGSGISIVWKYILFEHNNTMAEIEAASEYAQRLGVTLHFETGWSSTPYSKQDPAELNALMERYGWTYRVKARPQAKAPRPDQETTVAPPPPATPKINTVTDHTLETIVGALEKDPKSLPLLIHYARLLRRQNRGQEALGVYLECLDIAPKNRKAHQGAGLLMTRFGKLVEGERHLRMALSLEPEDVVTMKNLVLNLAEQGKEAEVRNLLARLYSLNVTGNDEMRELEKRVDKSLLAKGGLGQSVARYPRYQSMFEDLPSLVREYVLPGYEKITPFIHKNTKVVTLGSCFARSVCAALAELGVRSEWLSFSEDINTTLMNRHVMRFLLEMPDSGFGEQIVHAYNVQFERFRQLIREAGCVVYTLGVAPGVFEKDTDLPTLRRGKALLQGIRSGELSSRMSSVEENVRNFVDIVEMLQRAKPELTIVYTLSPVPLTASFGSPSAVVEDCVSKSVLRVACHEIAKLGLPNLHYWPSFEIAKWLAANTAPTFGGDGNTHHINPNIVQCIVQSFIGTLTSLGRK
- a CDS encoding methyltransferase domain-containing protein, which gives rise to MSTIIHIVPDSVSNAGKAYVGSTKDVACRTEFFASRGIKVSEYLCRRWADADALEHLKGADLSRCKYVVFEYETFVESLAYLKEEHPHIRRVVRAHNANLPHFVDYYRGMGRILRDKPNSMAPERFPGCGEALRRYQLDVRCTQLADVMLPICQWEATHYWSRLQGACPAVCVPYYLPEKFGSQLPRQAKSDLFVCFMGTGGLITPLLYDSARNTIELVESLPDHEADSWVFCVTGVLRPKNILGRLNRVVSTGRLPSPMPILAQARIVSILSDLGMGFKTKILEAVEAGCWVMVTPDVARRLPEAVLPHCLVVAADDSGAFRAALKAARTPPPASRANEELRAEAFRAMDGVFAEALPLGRVASVAVMDGATASPLFEPEDKGASGDLPPYLTQIVADGQRAWEVFVEPATRRFNGQPGERRMIHYGCGLGGVVYAAAQAGWRVMGVERSQTFLRIASQAFGPAAEFRAMGGHGEISCDSGWADLVFSEQEVCGLATLDELGSVLSEAFRVLRPGGAFRFFFIPWPWEENSLRSRCANLFWSTASRHYTLELRLRAVAGLPPMVPQMTLRSYDKRTLGYLMLPLWDMDRLLMKAGFAIIKHYRTETTPLGCWITAYRPELLARDKT